A stretch of the Streptomyces sp. NBC_00654 genome encodes the following:
- a CDS encoding MFS transporter codes for MSRIQPVKGTGAPGLAGPGVAAVVGFLVFVELTSGIIQGMMPTLLPELGAVLNVGAGDLNWVNAAQLLAAAVSVPVFGRLGDMYGHRRLLRIAVLCLAAGSVLVAWSPSFEVLLVGRVLQGPLAALLPLEIGLVRDRLDAAGGRSAIAMLVGSLTFGASAGMVVAGLLREVIPSVHGVLWIPAAATVLCAVVVFLLVPESTTRARGRVDWAGAGLLSVGLATLLLAISQGPKWGWSDAWTLILFAVAVLTLVSWVLVELRVAEPIVDIRLTVRRTLLPVYAASFLLGTALFGAQTAAVLFVSSPAEKLGYGFGYDALGIAWLMLPSGVMAFVASLFASRLFRGVGGRGVLALSGVLMAAGYLFLIAAHDEPWQFVVVNSVVGLGIGLALSAMPVLIVDASPPERTAVATGIYNTAKTLGGSVAGAVFAAVLTAITFKGTEIPTIDAYTTVWWCCAGVSVLVAVAAPVVARPRAATAV; via the coding sequence ATGTCGCGTATCCAGCCCGTCAAGGGCACCGGCGCGCCGGGCCTCGCCGGCCCCGGAGTCGCCGCGGTCGTCGGATTCCTCGTCTTCGTCGAACTGACCAGCGGCATCATCCAGGGGATGATGCCGACGCTCCTGCCGGAGCTCGGCGCCGTCCTGAACGTCGGCGCGGGTGACCTCAACTGGGTCAACGCCGCGCAACTGCTCGCCGCGGCCGTCTCCGTACCGGTCTTCGGACGCCTCGGTGACATGTACGGCCACCGGCGGCTGCTCCGTATCGCCGTCCTCTGCCTCGCCGCGGGCTCCGTCCTCGTCGCCTGGTCGCCCTCCTTCGAGGTGCTCCTCGTCGGCCGGGTCCTCCAGGGCCCGCTCGCCGCCCTCCTCCCGCTGGAGATCGGCCTGGTACGGGACCGCCTCGACGCGGCCGGCGGCCGCAGCGCCATCGCCATGCTGGTCGGATCGCTCACCTTCGGAGCCAGCGCGGGCATGGTCGTCGCCGGACTGCTGCGCGAGGTCATCCCCTCCGTGCACGGAGTGCTGTGGATACCCGCCGCCGCCACCGTCCTGTGCGCCGTGGTGGTCTTCCTCCTCGTCCCCGAATCCACCACCCGCGCCCGGGGCAGGGTCGACTGGGCCGGGGCGGGGCTCCTCAGCGTCGGACTCGCCACCCTGCTCCTCGCCATCTCGCAGGGCCCCAAGTGGGGCTGGAGCGACGCGTGGACGCTGATCCTGTTCGCGGTCGCCGTGCTCACCCTGGTGAGCTGGGTCCTGGTCGAACTCCGGGTCGCCGAGCCGATCGTCGACATCCGGCTCACCGTGCGGCGCACCCTGCTCCCGGTGTACGCGGCGAGCTTCCTGCTCGGCACCGCGCTCTTCGGCGCCCAGACCGCCGCGGTGCTGTTCGTCTCCTCGCCCGCGGAGAAGCTGGGCTACGGCTTCGGGTACGACGCGCTCGGCATCGCCTGGCTGATGCTCCCCTCCGGCGTGATGGCCTTCGTGGCCTCACTGTTCGCGTCCCGGCTCTTCCGGGGCGTCGGCGGCCGCGGTGTGCTGGCGCTCAGCGGGGTGCTGATGGCGGCCGGCTACCTGTTCCTGATCGCCGCCCATGACGAGCCCTGGCAGTTCGTCGTCGTCAACAGCGTCGTGGGACTCGGGATCGGACTCGCGCTCAGCGCGATGCCCGTGCTGATCGTCGACGCCAGCCCCCCGGAGCGCACGGCCGTCGCCACCGGCATCTACAACACCGCGAAGACCCTCGGCGGCTCCGTCGCGGGCGCCGTCTTCGCCGCCGTCCTCACAGCGATCACCTTCAAGGGCACCGAGATCCCGACCATCGACGCCTACACCACCGTCTGGTGGTGCTGCGCCGGCGTGTCGGTCCTGGTCGCCGTCGCCGCTCCGGTCGTGGCCAGGCCCCGCGCGGCCACCGCCGTCTGA